In a single window of the Arachis hypogaea cultivar Tifrunner chromosome 6, arahy.Tifrunner.gnm2.J5K5, whole genome shotgun sequence genome:
- the LOC112696636 gene encoding uncharacterized protein isoform X4 — protein MRHLFGTWKGYFPPQTLQMIEKELGFTPAVNGSASSSATLRSESQSQRPAHSIHVNPKYLERQRLQQSSRIKGVANDTTRAILNSNEDSERSSRVLGASRPWLDPRINMHRIQRDAYNNSVPEKSLAESYGAIKNSSGISSIGTTGSRVTELGHDKTWYKAGISVAENTSNQSNGFSLKLGFSNREAPKSMNLGAHHQPTQNLTSIQSSVVPGSWKNSEEEEFMWDEMNSGMIGDGAASIANNMNTEPWMGGDDENLDGDQSQILHHDREISTARKQSFASGGHSSLPWQLQEQRSNEKLNLRPGHSEKLLSALGCLPANTSSLVVRMPNQSSMPNATKDMSETMGQKQFDSMGTKPTSVQSPLQQQSASLPVTKLHPHPTQNLLEQDNGKASKTSQFLGDLQRQYIRDQPAALPPNAQVGRLHRSREKDLHGPLSSETSFLPRHQQQPLVSSQTEVIAKTKPLHSKVSLASESSEQSKSSLSAATVQTRFLNKSITNSFPGTSSSLVTKNLPSDLGVCPALSGRPSSATLISSVSAVASPSTLVPPDDDSSILDNISQANTGQKPKVSTKLPTSSNMSTVSAPTSTARKNNSLNPIANLLSSLVAKGLISTDSESSTKVPTEALVQLEARTESITASSSLPVPSVTGSTVLPVTSSKVVEDDAKASLIVSQSTNTKIRNIIGFDFKPDIVREMHPTVIKGLLDDSQHHCRFCGIKLKQEEQFNKHLEWHFAREREQHGLIRASRKWYENWFLSEPSDSVDDYCEETDRSPFDAMVPADESQCLCVLCGDLFEDVYCQERDEWMFKGAVYINNLDRNGEMESRNVGPIVHAKCLSENSVAGGIKMEQD, from the exons ATGAGGCATCTTTTTGGAACTTGGAAGGGATACTTTCCTCCGCAGACCCTTCAGATGATTGAAAAGGAACTTGGCTTCACACCTGCAGTCAATGGTTCGGCTTCTTCATCTGCTACACTCAGAAGTGAATCACAGTCACAACGCCCAGCTCATAGCATCCATGTGAATCCTAAGTATTTAGAACGACAGCGTCTTCAGCAGTCCAGCAGG ATTAAAGGAGTAGCTAATGATACGACTAGAGCTATTTTGAACTCAAATGAGGATTCAGAGAGGTCAAGTAGAGTTTTGGGTGCTTCACGACCGTGGCTAGATCCTAGGATTAACATGCAT CGTATTCAAAGAGATGCATATAACAATTCTGTTCCTGAGAAGAGTTTAGCTGAATCCTATGGGGCCATAAAAAATAGTTCTGGTATTTCAAGTATTGGAACAACTGGCAGTAGGGTTACTGAGCTGGGACATGATAAAACTTGGTATAAAGCAGGAATCAGCGTGGCAGAGAACACGTCTAATCAAAGTAATGGTTTCAGTTTGAAGCTTGGTTTTTCGAATCGTGAAGCACCAAAGTCGATGAACTTGGGTGCACATCATCAGCCAACACAAAACTTAACTAGCATACAGAGCAGTGTAGTGCCAGGTAGCTGGAAAAATTCTGAGGAAGAGGAATTCATGTGGGATGAAATGAACTCTGGAATGATTGGTGATGGTGCAGCCAGCATTGCCAACAACATGAATACAGAACCATGGATGGGTGGTGATGATGAGAATTTG GATGGagatcaatcccaaatcttgcaCCATGATAGAGAAATATCTACTGCTAGGAAACAATCATTTGCATCTGGGGGGCATTCATCATTGCCATGGCAATTGCAGGAGCAGAGATCGAATGAAAAGTTGAATCTGAGGCCAGGTCACTCGGAAAAATTGTTGTCAGCTTTAGGTTGCTTACCAGCTAATACAAGTTCTTTGGTTGTCAGGATGCCAAATCAGTCTTCCATGCCAAATGCAACCAAAGATATGTCTGAAACTATGGGACAAAAGCAATTTGATTCCATGGGAACAAAACCCACTTCTGTGCAGTCACCTTTGCAGCAGCAGTCTGCATCATTGCCTGTAACAAAGCTCCACCCTCATCCAACACAAAATTTGTTGGAGCAAGACAATGGGAAGGCTTCTAAAACATCACAATTTCTGGGAGATCTGCAGAGACAATACATTAGAGATCAACCAGCTGCCCTTCCTCCCAATGCTCAAGTTGGTCGTTTGCATAGATCTAGAGAAAAGGATTTGCATGGTCCTTTATCTTCAGAGACTTCTTTTCTGCCAAGGCATCAGCAGCAGCCACTGGTCTCTTCCCAGACTGAAGTTATTGCAAAAACTAAGCCTCTCCACTCTAAAGTCTCTTTGGCCAGTGAAAGTTCAGAACAATCAAAAAGTAGTTTGTCAGCTGCAACTGTGCAGACTAGATTCCTCAACAAATCAATTACAAATAGTTTTCCTGGTACAAGTAGTAGTCTAGTTACAAAGAATCTTCCATCTGACTTAGGGGTTTGCCCAGCTCTATCAGGTAGACCCTCGTCTGCCACATTAATTTCTTCGGTATCTGCAGTTGCATCACCGTCAACATTAGTTCCTCCAGATGACGATTCTTCTATTCTGGATAACATATCACAAGCAAATACTGGACAGAAACCAAAGGTCTCTACAAAATTACCAACTTCCTCTAACATGAGCACTGTGTCAGCTCCAACCTCAACCGCTAGAAAAAACAATTCCTTGAATCCCATTGCAAACCTTTTAAGCTCACTGGTTGCAAAAGGTTTGATATCTACAGATTCGGAGTCATCGACTAAGGTACCAACAGAGGCATTGGTTCAATTGGAAGCCCGTACTGAAAGCATTACTGCCAGTAGCTCATTGCCAGTTCCTTCAGTTACTGGTTCCACAGTTCTCCCAGTAACATCCTCTAAAGTTGTGGAAGATGATGCAAAAGCCTCCCTGATCGTAAGTCAATCAACCAACACCAAAATAAGGAATATCATCGGCTTTGATTTTAAGCCTGATATAGTTCGAGAGATGCATCCCACTGTAATCAAGGGATTATTGGATGATAGTCAGCATCATTGCAGATTTTGTGGTATTAAGCTTAAACAGGAAGAACAGTTCAACAAACACTTGGAGTGGCATTTTGCACGAGAAAGAGAGCAACATGGTCTAATTAGAGCATCCAGAAAATGGTATGAGAATTGGTTTCTGTCTGAGCCTAGTGATTCTGTAGACGATTATTGCGAGGAAACAGACAGGAGTCCATTTGATGCTATGGTTCCAGCTGATGAAAGCCAGTGCTTGTGTGTATTGTGTGGTGATCTGTTTGAAGATGTGTACTGTCAAGAGAGGGATGAATGGATGTTCAAAGGTGCTGTTTACATAAACAACTTAGATAGAAATGGTGAGATGGAAAGTAGAAATGTGGGGCCAATTGTTCATGCTAAATGTTTATCTGAGAACTCAGTAGCTGGCGGCATCAAGATG GAACAGGACTGA